A genome region from Phaeobacter sp. A36a-5a includes the following:
- a CDS encoding LysR substrate-binding domain-containing protein yields MLRSFGALTGSPPDIRLRFVSAERVMDIVHREVVIGFRNRRPTEETLAGRKLAAVEFAPYAAPGAPERWIRVVTETPSARWVAQITGGDAVCEVNSPRNALDLALAGHWTALLPIFIGEAEPGLRRAGPVVPELTHDQWLVTHEADRHLPEVRRAIDRMCRVLERLGG; encoded by the coding sequence TTGCTGCGGTCATTTGGCGCCCTGACCGGATCCCCGCCGGACATCCGCCTGCGCTTTGTGTCCGCAGAACGCGTGATGGACATCGTGCATCGGGAAGTGGTCATCGGCTTCCGTAACCGGCGCCCAACGGAGGAGACTTTGGCGGGGCGCAAGCTGGCCGCTGTGGAGTTCGCGCCGTACGCCGCGCCCGGTGCACCGGAGCGCTGGATCAGAGTGGTGACCGAAACGCCCTCAGCACGCTGGGTGGCGCAAATCACTGGCGGCGATGCCGTGTGTGAAGTGAACAGCCCGCGCAATGCGCTGGACCTTGCCTTGGCCGGGCATTGGACCGCCCTGCTTCCGATCTTCATCGGCGAAGCGGAGCCGGGCTTGCGACGCGCTGGTCCTGTGGTGCCGGAGCTGACCCATGATCAGTGGCTGGTAACCCATGAAGCAGACCGCCACCTGCCCGAAGTGCGCCGCGCCATCGACCGCATGTGCCGTGTGCTCGAACGGCTGGGGGGCTGA
- a CDS encoding LysR family transcriptional regulator, which yields MMVADDPKTNETIAGTLDWEDLNLFLAVARDGGLSAAARTTGRSAATLGRRMHGLERSLGRELFVRHDRGYRLTCEGQALLGGLSGVEARIARLVQRPGKDRLPLVKVSAGT from the coding sequence ATGATGGTCGCGGATGATCCGAAAACGAACGAGACGATTGCAGGAACACTCGACTGGGAAGACTTGAACTTGTTCCTAGCAGTGGCGCGGGACGGCGGGCTGTCGGCCGCCGCGCGAACCACCGGGCGTAGCGCCGCCACGCTGGGGCGCCGGATGCACGGGCTTGAACGCAGCCTTGGTCGGGAACTGTTCGTGCGTCACGACAGGGGCTATCGGCTGACCTGCGAAGGACAGGCGCTTCTGGGGGGACTGTCGGGAGTTGAGGCGCGGATTGCTCGGCTGGTGCAGCGCCCCGGTAAAGACAGACTGCCACTGGTCAAGGTTTCCGCAGGCACCTAG